One window from the genome of Paraneptunicella aestuarii encodes:
- a CDS encoding P-loop NTPase family protein, with product MTNSIKMVLEYQGKSGLEEDSFSVDSYTSPINDNFRNTLSWYFNDYLAGNSYGEDKSDVVGKLVKFGRYMGDELLGDDHQLLRFMERIDGLGYPNVKVQIESKRIEFFSELWEATILHEANYFLAGAAHSFTRRFVGNDFPTQLPDISRQLNTTPPEQDQVSKLLGAQSGQPEQPKEHNPLKVLYLVSRANLNKEEALPSNAIKTSIEAAVAGNIIEFDVCRFIDKATLIEKLKSAHVLHYDGSVVIEQGTSFLQLESHDGKVEKISIEELTQAMVANGVTLLNLDCRQYTSDGNAISASVGLASVAYSAQKQGLGNVVGLNEISNPWLSSQCFDTVYRSIMNGFSIAQAIVEARKVLQSNVESLLATPVAIPFHPWSLLAHYGCQQVTYFAGQQTPADPYESPELAKLHNKLYGFRSDMLPPLLHQSSDSMALSLTDTLLLPSSPIVAVTGERGAGKTQLTHIVATHLAQKGKIDYGFYYDFGHNDYSTDDLLEMIAPIVGQDVKDKAGIKAKLAQLTCLIVLDDLPPDEPQNTSWSSLSDFIKDMQSAGHRVVISSDKTTPLFESADQLMTLAPLSMLELKVLASQSVQQQRLPNIALNADWDNFLACLHGNPWLTKKALSLLLKTPITELSKQIEEKVIANDKLSKVDAFYEWQWAELDKGWQDLLLLVSEQKALLLETLMIAVDQKELFEPAKALFDNIGKEGAKFSEALIAWELGGFLNRFPHGRMVDTRVLPFLQNKREQQGETSNDKQQLQFSQLIAEGIRQLSQHVLKQPNPAISNNLLFNRRYWVKHFENLWFNEDYKGFIGVKHAFEQLLHQAKLIDESKQWSLDLLSRTPPATNDPEKSIESKLAWLMMAAGAMESPIETGTKAMQEAKDKVHQGAELWHDWYKAVDESIDQAELALFHQVAGFLEVFFRSNKEWAQCLEICAKAAQIYIKYEAWHRVIQAWRSQAKYFAEMGNMEEALDTENKIFSDIPYDEAPQGFRTQQMLEVLLARVARSATDAAQELLNDIRETDDAARIKDMLDGVQCDIYYQQENYAAALPYYCHVWARTLQSNQQLQIDQLRNRLLEIEEKLGSEVFNKTFKQETPEGTVKPRDYQSSLH from the coding sequence ATGACTAACTCCATTAAAATGGTGTTGGAATATCAAGGAAAATCAGGTCTGGAAGAAGATAGCTTTAGTGTCGATTCCTATACCTCTCCTATCAATGATAATTTCCGCAATACGCTTTCCTGGTATTTTAATGATTATCTTGCGGGTAACAGCTACGGCGAAGATAAATCAGACGTTGTTGGCAAGCTGGTAAAGTTTGGCCGTTATATGGGTGACGAGCTACTGGGCGACGATCACCAACTTCTGCGCTTTATGGAACGTATTGATGGTTTGGGCTACCCCAATGTAAAAGTACAAATTGAATCCAAACGCATTGAGTTCTTCTCCGAACTATGGGAAGCCACCATATTGCATGAGGCCAACTACTTTCTGGCAGGAGCCGCACATAGCTTTACTCGTCGTTTTGTTGGTAACGATTTCCCTACTCAACTTCCCGATATCAGCCGACAGTTAAACACTACGCCGCCTGAGCAGGATCAGGTGAGCAAACTTCTGGGCGCTCAGAGCGGTCAACCAGAACAACCTAAAGAGCATAACCCGCTTAAGGTGTTGTATCTGGTCTCTCGCGCTAACTTAAATAAAGAAGAAGCATTACCGAGCAATGCCATCAAAACCAGTATCGAAGCCGCTGTCGCTGGCAATATCATTGAGTTTGATGTGTGTCGTTTCATCGACAAAGCCACACTGATTGAAAAGCTAAAAAGTGCGCATGTATTACATTACGATGGCTCTGTCGTCATTGAACAAGGCACTTCCTTTTTACAATTAGAATCTCATGACGGCAAGGTTGAAAAAATCAGTATTGAAGAACTGACTCAGGCAATGGTTGCCAATGGGGTTACCCTGCTGAATCTGGACTGTCGCCAATATACTTCCGATGGCAACGCGATATCCGCCAGCGTTGGCTTGGCGAGCGTCGCCTATAGCGCGCAAAAACAAGGTTTGGGAAATGTTGTCGGCCTGAATGAAATTAGCAATCCCTGGTTAAGCAGCCAATGTTTCGACACAGTTTATCGCTCCATTATGAATGGTTTTTCCATTGCACAAGCTATCGTTGAAGCCCGAAAAGTGCTGCAAAGCAATGTGGAATCATTGTTGGCAACACCTGTCGCAATTCCGTTTCATCCCTGGTCGTTGTTGGCGCATTATGGCTGCCAGCAAGTCACCTATTTTGCAGGCCAACAAACGCCTGCCGATCCTTATGAATCACCGGAATTAGCCAAGCTACACAATAAACTATATGGATTCCGTTCTGACATGCTGCCACCATTGCTACATCAAAGCAGCGATAGCATGGCCTTGAGTTTAACCGATACCCTGCTGCTACCGTCATCGCCTATCGTAGCAGTAACGGGCGAACGAGGTGCAGGCAAAACTCAGCTAACTCATATTGTTGCCACACACTTGGCACAAAAAGGCAAAATTGATTACGGCTTTTACTACGACTTTGGACACAACGATTATTCAACCGACGATTTGTTAGAAATGATCGCGCCTATCGTGGGGCAAGATGTGAAAGACAAAGCCGGTATCAAAGCCAAGCTGGCACAGCTAACCTGCTTAATCGTGCTGGATGATTTACCGCCTGATGAGCCGCAAAACACCTCCTGGTCGTCCTTATCGGACTTCATTAAAGACATGCAATCTGCCGGGCATCGGGTTGTTATATCAAGCGATAAAACAACACCTCTTTTTGAAAGTGCAGACCAGCTCATGACATTAGCACCTCTTTCCATGTTGGAATTAAAGGTGCTGGCATCGCAAAGCGTACAACAACAAAGACTTCCCAATATCGCGCTAAATGCAGATTGGGACAATTTCCTTGCATGCTTGCACGGTAACCCTTGGTTAACAAAAAAAGCGTTAAGTTTATTGTTAAAAACGCCTATTACTGAGCTAAGTAAACAAATCGAAGAAAAGGTTATCGCCAACGATAAGCTTTCCAAAGTCGATGCCTTCTATGAATGGCAATGGGCTGAATTGGATAAGGGCTGGCAGGATTTACTACTGTTAGTCAGTGAACAAAAAGCCTTGTTGCTTGAAACCCTGATGATTGCTGTCGATCAAAAAGAATTGTTCGAACCAGCCAAAGCCTTGTTTGACAATATCGGCAAAGAAGGGGCGAAATTCTCCGAAGCCTTGATAGCCTGGGAGTTAGGTGGGTTTTTGAATCGCTTCCCACATGGTCGCATGGTCGACACTCGTGTATTACCGTTCCTGCAAAACAAACGCGAGCAGCAAGGTGAAACATCAAATGACAAGCAACAATTGCAGTTCAGTCAGCTCATTGCCGAAGGTATTCGTCAACTGTCTCAACATGTGTTGAAACAGCCTAACCCCGCCATTTCCAATAACCTGCTATTTAACCGTCGTTATTGGGTAAAGCATTTTGAAAACCTCTGGTTTAACGAGGATTACAAAGGCTTTATTGGCGTGAAACATGCGTTCGAACAGTTACTACATCAAGCCAAATTGATCGATGAAAGTAAACAATGGTCACTTGATTTGCTGAGTCGTACCCCACCTGCGACGAACGATCCGGAAAAATCCATAGAATCCAAACTTGCCTGGTTAATGATGGCAGCCGGAGCGATGGAAAGCCCTATTGAAACCGGTACTAAAGCCATGCAGGAGGCCAAGGATAAGGTTCATCAAGGCGCAGAATTGTGGCATGACTGGTACAAAGCGGTTGATGAAAGCATTGATCAGGCGGAATTGGCTCTTTTCCATCAGGTCGCCGGATTTTTGGAAGTCTTCTTCCGCAGCAATAAAGAATGGGCTCAATGCCTGGAAATTTGCGCCAAAGCAGCACAAATCTACATTAAATACGAGGCTTGGCACCGTGTCATTCAAGCATGGCGCTCTCAAGCCAAATATTTCGCAGAAATGGGTAATATGGAAGAGGCATTGGACACTGAAAACAAGATTTTCAGCGACATCCCTTACGACGAAGCACCGCAAGGTTTTAGAACCCAACAAATGCTGGAAGTGCTTTTAGCAAGAGTGGCTCGTTCAGCCACAGATGCTGCTCAAGAGCTATTAAATGATATCCGCGAAACCGACGATGCAGCACGCATCAAAGACATGCTGGACGGCGTACAATGCGATATTTATTATCAACAGGAAAATTACGCTGCAGCATTGCCCTACTACTGTCATGTTTGGGCAAGAACGTTACAGAGCAACCAGCAACTTCAAATAGACCAGCTACGCAATCGCCTGTTGGAAATAGAAGAAAAACTGGGCTCAGAAGTGTTCAATAAAACCTTCAAACAAGAAACGCCTGAAGGCACTGTTAAACCCAGGGATTATCAAAGTAGCTTGCATTAA
- a CDS encoding serine-rich family protein: MNWKYRKSFAALGLLLLGTFSHAALAVSPTASISWSPSTVGYGQSSTLTWSSTNATGCVMNGTARSTSGSWVGTNRTANQTVSFYCTGSGGTSSTQYATLTVVPPPTASLSWSPSTVNYGDSSTLTWSSTNATGCVLNGASRPANGSWRGDNRTVTQTSNLYCQGLGGTSSTVSATLTVLPPPKVPTASLSWSPSTVSYAGSSRLSWSSSDATACIVDGQSKGTSGYIDYSNQLSNKTSSVYCTGAGGSSSTKYAVLTVGAPPSPTTSIAWSPSVIEYNGAATLTWSSNNATSCTLDGVSVATSNSLQYTDLTTSKTSVLNCTGAGGSSGDKLSSLTVNPQQYLPVLTVDLNNNGTIAGTASDGDFAKELRVSFWFSPSPYSSTNREYGAIINTTSGNYQYTIPTKYLDGTYDVRVFAMDVNSDGTETGDYTYQTITVPAPPSPQVTAVFDKDIIMLGESVTLSWIAQDATSCFVDGSEETSPITFIPNARGAFSKTVACEGYPGTSRSDSTANATVEVLPTLTAHVTGQLITGSASDGDFAKELRVSFWFSPSPYSSTNREYGAIINTTSGNYQYTIPTKYLDGTYDVRVFAMDVNSDGTETGDYTYQTIAIPTPSSLQVTATFDKTEAEAGSEVKFSWETNLASTCSIDGVEKTSPVTYTPTTKGTFSKTVICKGPNTEESDATASVSIVDSPVYKPTLTVNIGDYVVSGKIFDQNYTGGNKLTYWFSQIPENNSDKGNGAVLAASTSYRINIPVNYQSGGYYLNLEAVDVDAANMETGNYTTKSFLIDAAGTTIRDIREKLRKACDGESVDVVAGIYEVSEAYALGEFSGCGSFDASYMRVIYSDTVKQGFTVLKINSPEQDLKLPNLAYHATSSADLYNVNSIGIHLNNVQNKRIEIGNIQNWETGLLITNSNANELEVSYLENNKVNLRLENSKENTFLGGSYSHWSKSSRQWQFSQLETLEADNNTWFGTCMEGVTGEMPIAVSGNKNIFYNVRWEGVTSYKTNAEGQVVGQEGIAGFNGSRNLIYFGQHSKKLSIGPAYWFDDDEECPLNKERYASGVEVNSGLKDTAGNDIIWSHGAVIPVFEKINDVSFYESGCKDGSNDKEPYWSKSDQFDKNGIN; the protein is encoded by the coding sequence ATGAATTGGAAATATAGGAAGAGTTTTGCAGCTCTTGGTCTCCTATTGTTAGGGACATTTTCTCATGCCGCTTTAGCTGTGAGCCCCACAGCATCAATAAGTTGGTCTCCGTCAACAGTTGGATACGGGCAAAGCTCAACATTGACATGGAGTTCAACTAACGCAACTGGTTGTGTGATGAACGGTACAGCTCGTTCAACAAGTGGAAGCTGGGTTGGAACTAATCGAACTGCAAACCAAACGGTTTCCTTTTATTGCACCGGTTCCGGTGGAACGTCAAGTACACAATATGCAACATTAACTGTTGTCCCCCCTCCTACAGCTTCACTTAGCTGGTCCCCTTCAACTGTAAACTATGGTGATAGCTCAACATTGACATGGAGTTCAACTAACGCAACGGGCTGTGTATTAAATGGTGCAAGTCGACCTGCGAACGGTTCTTGGAGGGGCGATAACCGTACAGTAACTCAGACATCAAATTTATATTGCCAAGGTCTAGGAGGAACATCTAGTACTGTAAGTGCAACGTTAACGGTTTTACCGCCACCTAAAGTACCCACAGCAAGCTTGAGTTGGTCTCCATCAACGGTCAGCTATGCCGGCAGTTCCAGATTAAGTTGGAGTTCCAGTGATGCAACTGCTTGCATTGTTGACGGGCAGAGCAAGGGCACCAGTGGTTATATTGACTATAGCAATCAGCTTTCAAATAAAACGTCATCAGTATATTGTACGGGCGCAGGTGGTAGTTCCAGCACTAAGTATGCTGTGCTTACCGTTGGTGCCCCTCCGAGTCCAACAACAAGCATTGCCTGGTCTCCAAGTGTTATTGAGTATAATGGTGCTGCGACACTTACCTGGTCTTCCAATAACGCGACCAGCTGCACGCTTGATGGTGTTTCTGTTGCAACAAGCAATTCATTGCAATACACAGATCTCACAACAAGTAAAACATCAGTATTAAATTGTACAGGTGCGGGTGGTTCCTCTGGAGACAAATTATCCAGTTTGACAGTTAATCCACAGCAGTATTTACCTGTTTTAACAGTTGACTTAAACAACAATGGCACAATTGCAGGCACTGCTTCTGATGGTGATTTTGCAAAAGAATTACGTGTTTCTTTCTGGTTTTCGCCGTCGCCTTATAGCAGCACTAACCGAGAGTATGGCGCTATTATCAATACCACATCGGGAAATTATCAATACACCATTCCAACGAAGTATCTTGATGGTACATACGATGTAAGAGTATTTGCTATGGATGTGAATTCAGATGGAACAGAAACTGGTGATTATACTTACCAAACTATTACTGTTCCGGCACCGCCATCACCTCAAGTTACAGCTGTCTTTGATAAAGACATTATCATGTTAGGGGAGAGCGTGACGTTAAGCTGGATTGCTCAGGATGCGACGTCATGTTTTGTGGATGGTTCAGAGGAAACTTCCCCTATCACTTTTATACCAAACGCAAGAGGCGCTTTTTCTAAAACTGTTGCTTGCGAAGGGTATCCGGGCACCAGCCGTTCTGATTCAACAGCGAATGCAACAGTTGAAGTGTTACCGACGCTAACAGCCCACGTTACTGGTCAACTAATCACTGGTTCAGCATCTGATGGTGATTTTGCAAAAGAATTACGTGTTTCTTTCTGGTTTTCGCCGTCGCCTTATAGCAGCACTAACCGAGAGTATGGCGCTATTATCAATACCACATCGGGAAATTATCAATACACCATTCCAACGAAGTATCTTGATGGTACATACGATGTAAGAGTATTTGCTATGGATGTGAATTCAGATGGAACAGAAACCGGTGATTATACTTACCAAACTATTGCTATTCCGACACCTTCATCACTTCAAGTTACAGCGACCTTTGATAAGACGGAAGCTGAGGCAGGGAGTGAAGTTAAGTTTTCATGGGAAACCAATCTGGCATCTACTTGTTCAATTGATGGTGTAGAGAAAACCAGCCCTGTAACTTATACACCTACTACAAAAGGGACGTTTAGTAAAACTGTTATCTGTAAAGGCCCGAATACAGAAGAATCTGATGCTACAGCTTCGGTCAGCATTGTTGATTCACCTGTTTATAAGCCTACGCTCACCGTTAATATAGGTGATTATGTTGTTTCAGGAAAAATATTCGATCAAAACTACACAGGAGGAAATAAGCTAACCTACTGGTTCAGTCAAATACCTGAAAATAACTCTGATAAAGGTAATGGGGCGGTGCTTGCCGCATCAACAAGTTACAGAATCAACATCCCTGTTAATTATCAAAGCGGTGGTTATTACCTGAATTTGGAGGCGGTAGATGTTGATGCTGCCAATATGGAGACTGGCAATTACACTACTAAATCTTTCTTGATTGATGCCGCTGGAACAACGATTCGTGACATTCGAGAGAAGCTTCGTAAAGCTTGTGATGGTGAATCCGTAGATGTTGTCGCAGGTATCTATGAGGTTAGTGAGGCTTATGCTTTAGGAGAATTTTCTGGCTGCGGAAGCTTTGATGCGAGTTATATGCGCGTCATTTATTCAGATACTGTAAAACAAGGTTTTACTGTTCTGAAAATTAACTCTCCTGAGCAGGATTTGAAACTCCCCAATCTTGCATATCATGCCACTAGCAGTGCTGATTTATATAATGTTAACAGCATAGGAATTCATTTAAACAATGTGCAAAACAAGCGCATTGAAATTGGCAATATTCAGAATTGGGAAACAGGATTGTTGATCACTAATTCAAATGCCAATGAATTAGAAGTCAGTTATCTGGAAAATAATAAAGTGAACCTGCGCTTAGAGAATTCAAAAGAAAACACTTTCCTTGGTGGTTCTTACTCTCATTGGAGTAAGAGTTCTAGGCAGTGGCAGTTCAGTCAACTTGAAACATTGGAGGCAGACAATAACACCTGGTTTGGCACTTGTATGGAAGGTGTTACTGGTGAAATGCCTATTGCTGTTTCGGGTAACAAAAACATTTTCTACAACGTTAGATGGGAAGGCGTGACCAGCTATAAAACCAATGCCGAAGGTCAGGTTGTCGGCCAGGAAGGGATTGCAGGGTTCAATGGTTCTCGTAACCTTATTTATTTTGGTCAACACAGCAAAAAACTGAGTATAGGTCCGGCTTATTGGTTTGATGATGATGAGGAATGCCCATTAAATAAAGAGCGTTACGCATCTGGTGTTGAGGTTAATTCGGGCCTTAAAGATACCGCTGGTAACGACATCATATGGAGCCATGGCGCTGTCATTCCCGTATTTGAAAAGATAAACGACGTATCTTTTTACGAAAGTGGCTGTAAAGATGGTAGCAATGACAAAGAGCCATATTGGTCTAAATCTGACCAATTTGACAAGAACGGAATCAATTGA
- the rfaH gene encoding transcription/translation regulatory transformer protein RfaH, whose protein sequence is MSWLVVKTKHKSEQKAMLNMERQGFTTFLPMVNVEKITRGKKVHVKEPLFPGYLFTKYDEHCQQFQAKIRSTLGVTQVVSFGLEPAKAHDHIIDSIRYKLEITPEQPVFNTGDVVVVKSGPFSGVDGIFECSSGEERAIILLKILESQTRMELGFDEFEVKS, encoded by the coding sequence ATGAGCTGGTTAGTAGTTAAAACCAAGCACAAAAGTGAACAAAAAGCGATGCTTAATATGGAACGGCAGGGGTTTACCACCTTCCTGCCAATGGTGAATGTTGAGAAGATCACCCGTGGTAAAAAAGTGCATGTAAAAGAGCCTTTGTTTCCCGGATATTTGTTTACTAAATACGACGAGCATTGCCAGCAGTTTCAAGCAAAAATTCGCTCTACGCTTGGCGTGACTCAGGTTGTCAGCTTTGGTTTGGAACCTGCAAAAGCCCATGATCATATTATTGATTCAATCAGATATAAATTAGAGATTACTCCTGAACAACCTGTCTTTAATACAGGCGACGTTGTTGTCGTTAAGTCAGGTCCATTCTCTGGTGTGGATGGCATTTTTGAATGTTCATCCGGTGAAGAACGCGCCATTATTCTGCTAAAAATTCTGGAAAGCCAAACCCGTATGGAGTTAGGGTTTGATGAATTTGAAGTGAAGAGCTAA
- a CDS encoding PaaI family thioesterase — MATMSEYAQRLSSSLIEHAYQRFCGIEIVEQRPGHCKTRFMVTENIDNLSHTLHGGVIYSMLDVTSMLATIPALEDGEYAITSSFSCSVMSATPLNTMVEMEADIVRNGRNMLFSHCEAYKLKEDGSRTLIASAQLTKFKRRQDV, encoded by the coding sequence ATGGCAACCATGTCTGAATATGCACAGCGTTTAAGTTCATCGCTGATAGAACATGCTTACCAGCGTTTCTGCGGTATCGAAATTGTTGAACAGCGTCCCGGACACTGTAAAACACGATTTATGGTCACTGAAAATATCGATAACCTGAGCCATACATTGCATGGCGGCGTTATCTATTCCATGCTGGATGTAACCAGTATGTTGGCTACGATCCCTGCCTTGGAAGATGGTGAGTACGCTATTACAAGTAGTTTTTCCTGTTCCGTTATGTCTGCAACACCGTTAAATACGATGGTTGAAATGGAAGCGGATATTGTTCGCAATGGACGCAATATGCTGTTTAGCCATTGTGAAGCATACAAGCTGAAAGAAGATGGCTCGCGTACATTGATCGCTTCTGCGCAACTGACCAAGTTTAAACGACGTCAAGACGTCTAA
- a CDS encoding acyl-CoA dehydrogenase family protein, giving the protein MAMTITEFQASAREFVAEAITQNIPQWEQEGTYPLDLHNRAADWKLLQLGHDDYDQMLADAERQAFWLAELTRAGSQAMAMGLASHMVSLTALRHGNQQVFEDVAEQVVSGEKLIVMALTEPGAGSDLRAISSRVEQHCDGSLHFSGEKKFICNGSRADFFITAAYYQNELSLFLVEREPETTHADDLHCIGWYGLPVSSITFTNARAALIGEVGEAAKILRKALAKERLNLAVMSNASAKSILEYAGKYSTERMVQGKPLYKKQAILHKIATMSTQLKVSEAYVEKCFQALKERDLTDEETCIAKNFAVAALEEAANQCVHICGAAGCLQHTLVERTYRDAKILSLGGGSTEIMNEIIGRGLLRPFIKMKD; this is encoded by the coding sequence ATGGCTATGACAATTACTGAATTTCAGGCTTCGGCTAGAGAGTTTGTCGCAGAAGCCATTACCCAAAATATTCCACAGTGGGAGCAAGAAGGTACTTACCCGCTCGATCTGCACAATCGAGCGGCGGACTGGAAGCTTCTGCAATTGGGTCATGACGATTACGATCAAATGTTGGCCGATGCCGAACGGCAAGCTTTTTGGTTAGCTGAGCTAACCAGAGCCGGGTCTCAGGCTATGGCGATGGGGTTGGCTTCGCACATGGTCAGCCTCACCGCCCTGAGACACGGAAACCAGCAAGTATTCGAAGACGTGGCTGAGCAAGTTGTTTCTGGAGAGAAACTCATCGTGATGGCTTTGACCGAACCCGGTGCGGGTTCCGACTTGCGAGCTATTAGCAGCAGAGTTGAGCAACATTGCGACGGTTCGCTGCATTTTAGTGGAGAAAAGAAATTCATTTGTAATGGTTCGCGAGCCGATTTCTTTATCACGGCGGCTTACTATCAAAATGAGCTTTCTCTGTTTTTGGTTGAACGTGAACCGGAAACCACTCATGCCGATGATCTGCACTGCATCGGTTGGTATGGCTTGCCCGTTTCCAGCATCACGTTTACCAATGCCCGTGCGGCCTTGATTGGTGAAGTTGGAGAAGCGGCCAAGATACTTCGTAAAGCATTAGCGAAAGAGCGCTTGAACCTGGCGGTAATGTCTAACGCCAGCGCTAAAAGCATTCTTGAATACGCAGGTAAATACAGTACCGAGCGTATGGTTCAGGGAAAACCTCTCTATAAGAAACAGGCGATTCTGCACAAAATCGCCACCATGAGTACGCAGTTAAAAGTGTCTGAAGCCTATGTTGAGAAATGCTTTCAGGCGCTTAAAGAGCGTGATCTTACCGACGAGGAAACCTGTATTGCCAAAAACTTTGCGGTAGCGGCACTAGAAGAAGCGGCGAATCAATGTGTTCATATCTGTGGTGCGGCTGGTTGCCTACAGCACACTCTGGTTGAGCGCACGTATCGAGACGCCAAAATCTTGAGCCTGGGCGGCGGTTCAACTGAAATTATGAATGAAATTATTGGTCGTGGATTGCTTCGGCCTTTTATTAAAATGAAGGATTAA
- a CDS encoding FAD-dependent oxidoreductase produces MRIGVIGAGLNGLAAACLLRKFGHDAQVFERGDSARDSGTGIYVWPQGVQILKFILGNNKLLTEGQPIEYLVTLDRHATELHRHPVRMPGHDFPAPAVMFERKRLFGLLKEGLGNNNIHYGAEAVDINDTDNDIRVTFANGEVKIFDLVIGTDGVFSKVRSYVSDQDCRYTGVAATRGVVHYESPMLEGHSCQIYTHSNARFVTYPLDNSTQFKYWFVAYKHEGDELLTQDELVGRLEGMSSPLLEMIQATKPENIIANKLRAMRAEGPWYKGRCTLLGDSVHGMLPTLGYGFTLGLENCFMLAQAINGNCDDSVESALKRYESRAAIRSQKMLKVMEDMTDLFYFQPENSVQHDSLTPIMDRFYQLAETTVF; encoded by the coding sequence ATGAGAATTGGTGTAATCGGTGCTGGACTAAACGGCTTGGCGGCAGCTTGTCTGCTGCGCAAGTTCGGTCACGACGCTCAGGTTTTTGAGCGTGGTGACTCAGCGCGAGATTCAGGAACCGGGATCTATGTATGGCCGCAAGGCGTACAAATTCTGAAATTTATTCTGGGTAACAATAAGTTATTAACCGAAGGTCAGCCTATTGAATATCTGGTAACTCTGGATCGTCATGCAACTGAATTACATCGTCACCCGGTGCGTATGCCGGGTCACGATTTCCCTGCGCCAGCTGTTATGTTTGAGCGCAAGCGCCTATTCGGATTATTAAAAGAAGGCTTGGGCAACAATAATATTCATTATGGTGCCGAAGCGGTTGATATTAATGATACCGATAACGACATTCGCGTTACGTTTGCTAACGGCGAAGTCAAAATATTCGATTTGGTGATTGGCACCGACGGTGTTTTCTCCAAAGTTCGTAGTTATGTCTCGGATCAGGATTGCCGCTACACTGGTGTTGCGGCGACTCGTGGTGTTGTTCACTATGAATCGCCGATGCTGGAAGGGCACTCCTGCCAAATCTATACACACAGCAATGCACGCTTTGTGACCTACCCACTGGACAATAGCACTCAATTTAAATACTGGTTTGTTGCCTACAAGCACGAAGGTGATGAGCTCCTGACACAAGATGAACTTGTAGGCCGATTAGAAGGCATGAGTTCTCCTCTTCTGGAAATGATCCAGGCTACGAAACCGGAAAATATCATTGCTAATAAACTGCGCGCCATGCGTGCAGAAGGGCCTTGGTATAAAGGCCGTTGTACATTATTAGGAGACAGTGTTCACGGCATGTTACCCACGTTGGGTTACGGATTTACGCTGGGATTAGAAAACTGCTTTATGTTGGCACAAGCCATCAATGGTAATTGCGATGATTCGGTTGAATCTGCATTGAAGCGTTATGAATCAAGGGCTGCAATACGCTCTCAGAAAATGTTGAAGGTAATGGAAGATATGACCGATCTTTTCTATTTCCAACCGGAAAACTCCGTTCAGCATGATTCATTAACGCCAATTATGGATCGCTTCTATCAATTGGCTGAAACCACAGTTTTCTAA